In Chryseobacterium gleum, a single genomic region encodes these proteins:
- a CDS encoding helix-turn-helix domain-containing protein, translating into MKKFYYFLILFPVFSQFLFSQKKEEKTFSEIRKHYEKMAIDDIHAMPYVKLYIEKAKNENNFSKLIQGYRDARQFDYKNKMKYADSALTVSLQHGSQDDISKEYLSKGIIYYFYQKKFKLALNEYIKAYTHSKGSKDEYHRYKVIYHLGIVKSHLGYYDDAMKHFLECTSFYRSKLNENHHENEQFNYEKAYLNCLHQLTVLNRYLHHFAKSDSLSNLGYRLSANNNDFVLEKSYFLKCIGISRFHHKDYVGAQDHLQKSLPNILKRNDFAWASVVYYYLGKTYEAQDNVNRAVGCYNKIDSIFNKHDFILPEVYKSYHYLIDHYKDKDLEKQLYYTNQLLKADSLISKDFPYLSLKLHKDFDRRTLMDAKEEIERSSTKKIVLAEILIASGSVVLGFFVVRYRRDQKIKKQYQLLQKRIAEGKYNMNDILREEMIELPVRKTSLTPEMALEIKEKLQKFEQEQHFKKKGITQKSIALKLGTNSHYLSVYINEQKGVNFNKYMAELRINYITNLLNTNSKYLNYTIEALADECGIAARQNFSNLFFDINGIRPTDYIKNRKKELGIS; encoded by the coding sequence ATGAAAAAGTTTTATTACTTTCTCATCTTATTTCCTGTTTTTTCACAATTTTTATTTTCACAAAAGAAAGAGGAAAAAACTTTCAGTGAAATTAGAAAGCATTATGAAAAAATGGCAATAGATGACATTCATGCAATGCCCTATGTAAAACTGTACATTGAGAAAGCAAAAAACGAAAATAATTTTTCAAAGCTGATTCAAGGGTATAGAGATGCAAGACAGTTTGATTATAAAAACAAGATGAAATATGCTGACAGTGCGCTTACTGTCAGTTTGCAGCATGGAAGCCAAGATGACATTAGTAAAGAATATTTAAGCAAGGGAATCATCTATTATTTTTATCAAAAAAAATTTAAGCTGGCTTTAAATGAATACATTAAAGCCTATACGCATTCAAAAGGCTCAAAAGATGAGTACCATAGGTATAAAGTCATTTATCATTTAGGAATTGTAAAAAGTCATTTGGGCTATTATGATGACGCAATGAAGCATTTTCTTGAATGTACTTCGTTTTACAGGTCAAAGCTGAATGAAAACCATCATGAAAATGAACAGTTTAACTATGAGAAGGCGTATCTCAACTGCTTACATCAATTGACTGTCCTCAACAGATATCTGCATCATTTTGCCAAGAGTGATAGTTTAAGCAATTTAGGTTATCGGCTAAGTGCCAATAATAATGATTTTGTACTTGAAAAAAGCTATTTCCTAAAATGCATCGGAATTTCCAGATTTCATCATAAAGATTATGTTGGTGCTCAGGATCACTTGCAAAAATCTTTACCCAATATTCTAAAGAGAAATGATTTCGCCTGGGCTTCTGTAGTATATTATTATCTGGGTAAAACATATGAAGCACAGGATAATGTAAATAGGGCTGTAGGATGTTATAACAAAATAGATTCTATTTTCAATAAACATGATTTTATACTTCCAGAGGTCTATAAGAGTTATCACTATCTTATCGATCATTATAAAGATAAAGACCTCGAAAAGCAACTGTACTATACCAATCAGCTTTTAAAAGCTGACAGTTTAATCAGTAAAGATTTTCCCTATTTATCTTTGAAACTTCATAAAGATTTTGACCGACGTACACTGATGGATGCAAAAGAAGAAATCGAGAGATCCAGTACTAAAAAAATAGTATTGGCTGAGATACTTATTGCTTCAGGAAGTGTAGTTCTTGGTTTTTTTGTTGTCCGGTATCGAAGAGATCAAAAGATAAAAAAACAATATCAGCTTCTTCAAAAGAGAATTGCTGAAGGAAAATATAATATGAATGATATTTTAAGAGAAGAAATGATAGAGCTGCCTGTAAGAAAGACTTCTCTTACCCCGGAAATGGCTTTAGAAATAAAAGAAAAGCTTCAGAAGTTTGAGCAGGAGCAACATTTCAAAAAGAAGGGGATTACGCAGAAAAGTATTGCTTTAAAGCTGGGAACCAATTCCCACTATCTTTCGGTTTATATCAATGAACAAAAAGGGGTAAATTTTAATAAATACATGGCTGAACTGAGAATTAATTATATCACTAATCTACTAAATACCAACAGTAAATATTTAAATTATACCATCGAGGCTTTGGCTGATGAATGCGGTATAGCGGCACGCCAGAACTTTTCAAATCTGTTCTTTGATATCAATGGGATCAGACCTACCGATTATATAAAGAATCGGAAAAAGGAACTGGGTATTAGTTGA
- a CDS encoding RteC domain-containing protein produces MVTKTIFKRTSKLLEDLDLKINEVNADGNDLIKISEKALLIIDESIRKLKLLVSSHHFDHIAEEVLFFKKLKPQFISKFIYYSEVLDIESHKPAAGNKTLKKYYEAEQEKLKDFYLEHSEFYSYYKREATYLDHKIFVRNSYDLKMKLSSGFYNYDPSFTTSHDHMIARFISNEQFDQYLKKQIENSNDTFTTKVFSPLSWSGSKVGLIELIYALYQMRCFNGGNIELSEVIKFTEKSLDCDLGNFHKTIFEIRNRKQGPTKFLQLVSDNLNQYFLNSDAE; encoded by the coding sequence ATGGTAACAAAAACTATTTTTAAAAGAACTTCGAAGTTATTGGAGGATCTGGACCTAAAGATTAACGAAGTCAATGCTGACGGAAATGATCTGATCAAAATTTCAGAAAAGGCATTACTTATTATTGATGAGTCGATAAGGAAATTAAAACTTCTGGTTTCAAGCCACCATTTTGACCATATTGCTGAAGAAGTATTGTTTTTTAAAAAACTGAAACCGCAGTTTATCTCAAAATTTATTTATTATTCTGAAGTACTGGATATTGAATCTCATAAACCGGCTGCCGGAAATAAGACTTTAAAAAAATATTATGAAGCAGAACAGGAAAAATTGAAAGACTTTTATTTGGAGCATTCTGAATTTTACAGTTACTATAAACGGGAAGCAACCTATCTTGATCATAAAATATTTGTTCGCAATTCCTACGACCTAAAAATGAAGTTATCATCCGGATTTTATAATTATGATCCGAGTTTTACAACTTCCCACGATCATATGATCGCCAGATTTATTTCCAATGAGCAATTCGATCAGTATTTAAAAAAGCAAATTGAAAATTCGAATGATACCTTTACCACAAAAGTATTTTCTCCTTTGAGCTGGTCGGGATCAAAGGTCGGTCTTATAGAGCTTATCTATGCACTTTACCAGATGCGTTGTTTTAACGGTGGTAATATCGAGTTAAGCGAAGTCATAAAATTTACAGAAAAGTCATTGGATTGCGATTTAGGCAACTTTCATAAAACCATCTTTGAAATCCGTAACCGAAAACAGGGACCAACCAAATTCCTTCAATTGGTGAGTGACAATTTGAATCAATATTTTTTAAACAGTGATGCTGAGTAA
- the mobC gene encoding conjugal transfer protein MobC, which translates to MQGEDDLRGLAKIMAFMRAVSIIMVLMHLYWFCYGFFAHQQWTLELINKILYNFNKTAGLFSQPIYSKLFAIVLLALSCLGTKGVKNEKITWKKISIGFSIGFVLFFLNAILLQSANSFTPVLYILSTGSGYIFLMQAGVWIGRLLQTNLMTDVFNNENESFQQETQLLYNEYSVNLPTQFYYQGKWHQGWINVVNPFRATIVLGTPGSGKSYAVVNNYIRQHIEKGFSMYIYDFKFDDLSTIAYNHLLNHSDAYIVKPKFYIINFDDPRKSHRCNPLNPDFMTDISDAYEAAYTIMLNLNRSWIQKQGDFFVESPIILLAAIIWFLKIYKNGKYCTFPHAIELLNKKYEEVFTILTSYSELENYLSPFMDAWQGGAQDQLQGQIASAKIPLSRMISPQLYWVMTGDDFSLDINNPNEPKILCVGNNPDRQNIYSAALGLYNSRIVKLINKKGQLKSSVIIDELPTIYFRGLDNLIATARSNKVSVCLGFQDFSQLTRDYGDKESKVIQNTVGNIFSGQVVGETAKILSDRFGKILQKRQSISINRNDTSTSISTQLDSLIPASKISTLTQGFFVGAVSDNFDERIQQKIFHSEIVVDNVKLSQEMKSFQQIPSIRSFIDEDGNDSMTRQIQDNYREIKSDILNIITDEMDRIKNDPDLQHLLNSD; encoded by the coding sequence ATGCAGGGTGAAGACGATTTAAGAGGACTTGCCAAAATCATGGCGTTTATGCGAGCGGTCAGTATTATTATGGTTCTAATGCATCTGTACTGGTTTTGTTATGGATTTTTTGCACATCAACAATGGACACTGGAACTCATCAATAAGATTCTTTATAATTTTAATAAGACCGCAGGCCTTTTTTCTCAACCTATTTATTCTAAGCTGTTCGCAATAGTTTTACTGGCTTTGAGTTGCCTCGGAACAAAGGGAGTCAAAAATGAAAAGATCACTTGGAAAAAAATTAGTATTGGTTTTTCTATTGGTTTTGTCTTATTCTTTTTAAACGCAATCCTCTTACAATCTGCCAACAGCTTTACTCCTGTACTTTATATTCTATCTACCGGTTCCGGATACATCTTCCTGATGCAGGCAGGAGTCTGGATAGGCCGTTTACTCCAAACAAACTTAATGACCGATGTTTTTAACAATGAGAATGAAAGCTTTCAGCAGGAAACCCAATTACTCTATAATGAATATTCTGTTAACCTTCCTACACAGTTCTATTATCAAGGGAAGTGGCATCAGGGATGGATTAATGTGGTGAATCCTTTTCGTGCCACCATTGTCTTAGGAACTCCAGGCTCAGGAAAATCCTATGCCGTGGTAAATAACTACATCAGACAACATATCGAAAAAGGATTTTCCATGTATATCTATGATTTTAAATTCGATGATTTGTCTACTATTGCGTATAACCATCTTCTCAATCATTCTGATGCTTATATCGTAAAGCCGAAATTCTATATCATCAACTTTGACGACCCAAGAAAAAGTCATCGATGTAATCCTTTAAATCCCGATTTTATGACGGATATATCTGATGCATATGAAGCTGCCTACACCATTATGTTAAACCTGAACAGAAGCTGGATACAAAAACAGGGCGATTTCTTTGTTGAGAGTCCTATCATACTGCTAGCTGCCATCATATGGTTTCTTAAGATATATAAGAACGGTAAATACTGCACTTTTCCACACGCTATTGAGCTGTTGAACAAAAAATATGAAGAAGTCTTTACGATATTAACCTCTTATTCTGAATTAGAGAACTACCTATCTCCTTTTATGGATGCATGGCAAGGGGGTGCCCAGGATCAATTGCAGGGGCAAATCGCATCGGCTAAGATTCCTTTGTCTAGAATGATCTCACCACAATTGTATTGGGTAATGACCGGAGACGATTTTTCTTTGGATATCAATAATCCCAATGAGCCTAAAATTCTGTGTGTAGGAAATAATCCTGATCGTCAGAATATTTATTCTGCTGCTCTTGGGCTGTACAATTCGAGAATTGTTAAGTTAATTAATAAAAAAGGACAGTTGAAGAGTTCGGTGATTATTGATGAGTTGCCTACCATTTATTTCAGAGGACTGGATAATTTAATTGCTACTGCCAGAAGTAATAAAGTTTCCGTATGTCTCGGATTCCAGGATTTTTCTCAGTTGACAAGAGACTATGGAGATAAGGAAAGTAAAGTCATTCAGAATACGGTCGGCAATATTTTCAGCGGTCAGGTGGTTGGGGAAACAGCAAAAATCTTATCTGACCGTTTTGGAAAAATACTTCAAAAAAGACAGAGTATATCCATCAATAGGAACGATACTTCCACCTCCATTTCTACCCAATTGGACAGCCTTATTCCTGCTTCGAAGATCTCTACCTTAACCCAGGGATTTTTTGTCGGTGCTGTATCTGATAACTTTGATGAAAGAATTCAGCAGAAGATTTTTCATTCCGAGATTGTGGTGGACAATGTTAAGCTTTCTCAAGAAATGAAAAGTTTTCAGCAGATACCATCGATCCGATCCTTTATTGATGAAGACGGAAATGATTCTATGACCAGGCAGATTCAGGATAATTATAGAGAAATTAAGTCAGATATTCTCAATATCATCACAGATGAAATGGATCGAATAAAAAATGATCCTGATTTGCAACATTTATTGAACTCGGATTAA
- the mobB gene encoding conjugal transfer protein MobB, whose protein sequence is MIAKIGKGENLWGALTYNQQKVDNEKGTVLFTNKIPDLWDGPYSVKFFHQYFEPYLIANNKTEKSVRHISLNPDPEDKVNDKDYREMAQQYMQEMGYGNQPYVVFKHTDIDRTHIHIVTTCVQIDGKKISDRYDHSRSMEACRKLEKQYKLKVAVEHRNSNQNFIFKPVDYTKGNIKTQLSSILRHIPQTYSFQSIGAYNALLSQFNISCEEVTGELHGKMRKGMVYFATDKNGKKISSPFKSSLFGKHVGVENIQVLIKKSKVKMKNDPSKFILKRTIETALSTSKSEASFKTQLLEQGIATVIRKNDDGRIYGITFIDHNSKSVWNGSQLSKELSANAFNKLWNDAETKPETKYDHNDHFNLSQEICTQQFLTNSISGVFDGFFSGLLSSDTNEDQEKQIFESQMKKQQRKRRKK, encoded by the coding sequence ATGATCGCTAAAATTGGAAAAGGTGAAAACCTATGGGGTGCGCTTACCTACAATCAACAGAAAGTAGACAACGAAAAAGGAACGGTTTTATTTACTAACAAGATTCCTGATTTGTGGGATGGACCTTATTCGGTTAAATTTTTTCATCAGTACTTTGAACCCTACTTGATTGCCAATAACAAAACTGAAAAATCCGTAAGGCATATCTCGCTTAATCCTGATCCCGAAGATAAGGTTAATGACAAAGATTATCGGGAAATGGCCCAGCAATATATGCAGGAAATGGGTTATGGCAACCAACCCTATGTTGTCTTTAAACATACGGATATTGATAGAACTCACATTCACATCGTCACCACCTGTGTCCAGATCGACGGAAAGAAAATATCAGACCGATATGATCATTCCCGATCAATGGAAGCCTGTAGGAAATTGGAAAAACAATACAAGCTGAAAGTTGCTGTTGAACATAGGAATTCAAATCAAAACTTTATTTTTAAACCTGTTGATTATACTAAAGGGAATATCAAAACACAATTATCCTCGATACTACGACATATTCCTCAAACCTACAGCTTTCAAAGTATAGGTGCATATAATGCTTTACTCTCTCAATTCAATATTTCCTGTGAAGAGGTTACTGGAGAACTGCATGGAAAAATGAGAAAAGGAATGGTCTATTTTGCTACAGATAAAAATGGAAAAAAAATAAGTTCCCCTTTTAAATCATCTCTTTTTGGTAAGCATGTAGGAGTAGAAAATATTCAGGTGCTCATCAAGAAGTCAAAAGTGAAAATGAAAAATGATCCTTCAAAATTCATTCTTAAAAGAACTATAGAAACCGCTCTCAGCACAAGTAAATCGGAAGCTTCTTTTAAGACTCAACTTTTGGAACAGGGAATCGCTACAGTCATACGAAAGAATGATGATGGAAGGATCTACGGAATCACATTTATAGATCATAACTCCAAATCTGTTTGGAATGGTTCACAGTTGAGTAAAGAGCTTTCAGCCAACGCATTCAACAAACTATGGAATGATGCAGAAACAAAGCCTGAAACAAAATACGATCATAATGATCACTTTAATTTATCTCAGGAAATATGCACACAACAATTTCTTACGAATAGCATCAGCGGAGTTTTTGACGGATTTTTTAGCGGTTTATTATCTTCAGATACTAATGAGGATCAGGAGAAACAAATTTTTGAATCACAAATGAAAAAGCAACAAAGAAAAAGAAGAAAAAAATAA
- the mobA gene encoding conjugal transfer protein MobA: MDLNKKSKGGRKPKLNPSKNRYVFRLTDEENIKFLNLYKASGMSNKAKFITTILFQKELKIVKVDISTMDYHSQLTKFFYQFQSIGNNYNQIVKILYRNFTEKKASFYLFKLENHTRELALICKKIIELTKEFEQNHIQKTSEK; this comes from the coding sequence ATGGACCTAAATAAAAAAAGCAAAGGCGGGCGTAAGCCCAAGCTTAATCCAAGTAAAAACAGGTATGTATTTAGACTTACGGATGAGGAAAATATAAAGTTTTTAAATTTATATAAGGCTTCCGGAATGAGTAACAAAGCGAAATTTATTACAACAATTTTATTTCAGAAAGAATTAAAAATTGTAAAAGTGGATATTTCAACAATGGATTATCATAGTCAACTCACTAAATTCTTCTACCAATTCCAGTCGATTGGAAACAATTATAATCAGATAGTAAAAATTTTATACCGAAATTTCACGGAGAAAAAAGCTTCTTTCTATCTCTTTAAACTGGAAAATCATACCAGAGAACTAGCTTTAATTTGTAAAAAGATTATAGAACTCACAAAAGAATTTGAGCAAAATCATATTCAAAAAACTTCTGAAAAATGA
- a CDS encoding ParA family protein — MKTKKQPTIIAFSTQKGGVGKSTFTTLMASLLHYRMGYQVAVFDCDFPQYSLLQMRERDLKMVMQNEILKKIAHKQFTSINKKAYPIFQSKADQVLEDIDAYVEGSETIPDVIFLDLPGTVNTTGILKTLTKVHYIFSPITADRVVLESTLSFTDVLTNVLMKETQTGIRAVHLFWNQVDGRERTLLYKNYSKVISDLGLPLMETSITDSKRFRKEGESTSKTVFRSTLLPADPKLLAQCRLDQFVEEFLGIVKL; from the coding sequence ATGAAAACAAAAAAGCAACCTACCATTATTGCATTTTCCACTCAAAAAGGAGGGGTAGGAAAAAGTACATTTACCACACTTATGGCAAGTCTCCTTCATTACCGGATGGGGTACCAGGTCGCTGTATTTGACTGTGACTTTCCTCAGTACAGTTTACTCCAGATGAGAGAACGGGATTTAAAAATGGTGATGCAGAATGAGATTTTAAAAAAGATCGCTCACAAACAATTTACGAGTATTAATAAAAAAGCGTATCCCATTTTCCAGAGTAAAGCCGATCAGGTTTTAGAGGATATAGATGCTTATGTTGAAGGATCTGAAACTATTCCTGATGTTATATTTTTAGATCTACCGGGAACTGTGAATACCACCGGTATTTTAAAAACTTTGACGAAAGTCCATTATATTTTTTCACCCATTACTGCGGATCGTGTTGTGCTGGAAAGTACGTTAAGTTTCACCGATGTTCTAACCAATGTGTTGATGAAAGAAACTCAAACGGGAATTCGGGCTGTACATCTATTCTGGAATCAGGTGGATGGAAGAGAACGGACGTTGCTCTACAAAAACTACAGTAAAGTGATTTCAGATTTAGGACTGCCACTTATGGAAACAAGTATTACAGACAGTAAAAGATTTCGGAAAGAAGGAGAGTCGACATCAAAAACGGTTTTCCGATCGACTTTACTGCCTGCAGATCCTAAATTGTTAGCTCAGTGCAGACTGGATCAATTTGTAGAAGAATTTTTAGGAATTGTAAAACTATAA
- a CDS encoding DUF3408 domain-containing protein, producing the protein MEYEKNNNDDRGIDEQYLMSIMAGSPKKEVISKTDDPPKEKGEAKNKLNTKKSSDISYMEQFLTHHTMTKRGDKSIYIRPEYHERLSRIIQIIADDQISLYAYLDNILAYHFEMFEKEITDDFNKKYRPIF; encoded by the coding sequence ATGGAATATGAAAAAAATAACAATGATGATAGGGGGATCGATGAACAATATCTGATGTCCATTATGGCAGGAAGTCCTAAGAAGGAAGTTATTTCAAAAACTGATGATCCTCCAAAGGAGAAGGGTGAAGCAAAAAATAAGTTGAATACTAAGAAATCCTCAGATATAAGCTATATGGAGCAGTTTCTTACTCATCATACAATGACTAAGCGGGGTGATAAAAGTATCTATATCCGTCCTGAATATCACGAGCGCCTCTCACGCATTATTCAAATCATTGCCGATGACCAGATTTCTCTGTATGCTTATCTGGATAATATACTGGCGTATCATTTCGAAATGTTTGAAAAGGAAATTACTGATGATTTCAATAAAAAATACCGTCCCATTTTTTAA
- a CDS encoding PDDEXK nuclease domain-containing protein — translation MDKRFTDIIELIKQSRNNAIRKVNEELIDLYWNIGEYISKKVELSEWGQSVVKELSQFIQTHEPELKGFSDKNLWRMKQFYETYKEFPKISTLLREISWSHNLSIFSRCKSIEEREFYIKLTKQENYSFRELERQISSSLFERTMIGNSKLSTVLRETNADIVNTFKDSYVFDFLNLPETFNENDLQKGLIEQMKNFILELGRDFLFISEEYKVQVGNSDFYIDLLFFHRGLQCLVAFELKADKFKPEHLGQLNFYLEALDRDVKRQNENPSIGVLLCKDKDSEVVEYALSRSLSPTMVSEYKTQLPDKKVLQKKLHELFDNRS, via the coding sequence ATGGATAAAAGGTTCACAGATATTATTGAGCTCATCAAACAGTCTCGTAACAATGCGATAAGAAAAGTCAATGAGGAACTCATCGATCTATACTGGAATATTGGTGAGTATATCAGCAAAAAGGTAGAGCTGAGTGAATGGGGACAATCTGTGGTTAAAGAACTTTCTCAGTTTATCCAGACTCATGAACCTGAACTAAAAGGTTTTTCGGATAAGAATCTTTGGAGAATGAAGCAATTTTATGAGACTTACAAGGAATTTCCAAAAATCTCAACACTGTTGAGAGAAATCAGCTGGTCTCATAATCTGTCCATATTCTCCAGATGTAAATCAATCGAAGAAAGGGAATTTTATATCAAGTTGACCAAACAGGAAAATTATAGCTTCCGGGAGTTAGAGAGACAGATATCCAGCAGCCTTTTTGAAAGAACGATGATTGGAAATTCAAAACTCTCAACAGTGTTGAGAGAAACTAACGCTGATATAGTCAATACATTTAAAGACAGCTATGTATTTGACTTTTTAAATCTGCCTGAAACATTCAATGAAAATGATCTCCAAAAAGGTTTAATTGAGCAGATGAAAAATTTTATCCTGGAGTTAGGACGGGATTTTCTTTTTATCAGCGAAGAGTACAAAGTACAGGTCGGAAATTCTGATTTTTATATCGATCTCTTATTCTTCCACAGGGGGCTGCAATGCCTTGTCGCTTTCGAACTGAAAGCAGATAAATTCAAACCCGAACATCTGGGTCAGCTTAACTTTTATCTGGAAGCGCTGGACAGGGATGTTAAACGTCAGAACGAAAATCCAAGCATCGGCGTACTGCTTTGTAAAGACAAAGACAGCGAAGTAGTAGAATATGCGCTGAGTAGAAGTCTTTCTCCGACAATGGTTTCTGAATACAAAACGCAGCTTCCCGACAAAAAGGTTCTGCAGAAAAAACTGCATGAATTGTTTGATAACAGATCTTAG
- a CDS encoding DUF4134 domain-containing protein: MKKQRKKLLYAILTFVTINLVFGQGNGSAGINEATQMVTSYFEPATQLIYAIGAVVGLIGGVKVYNKFSSGDPDTSKTAASWFGACIFLIVAATILRSFFL, from the coding sequence ATGAAAAAACAAAGAAAAAAATTGCTGTACGCAATTTTAACATTCGTAACAATTAATTTGGTATTTGGTCAAGGCAATGGTTCAGCCGGAATCAATGAGGCTACACAGATGGTCACTTCTTATTTTGAACCCGCTACCCAATTAATTTACGCCATAGGTGCAGTCGTCGGACTCATCGGAGGCGTAAAAGTCTATAACAAGTTCAGCAGCGGTGACCCTGATACCAGTAAAACTGCTGCCAGCTGGTTTGGAGCATGTATCTTCTTAATTGTTGCCGCAACCATTCTTCGCTCATTCTTCCTTTAA
- a CDS encoding DUF4133 domain-containing protein, with translation MNTYHINKGIGRTVEFKGLKAQYLFIFSGGLLGILICIMVMYMAGVNTYLCLILGGFSSGLLTWQTFALNRKYGEHGLMKLGAHKKHPKYIISRKSIYRYLKINRKRTNI, from the coding sequence ATGAATACCTATCATATCAATAAAGGAATAGGAAGGACGGTAGAGTTCAAGGGACTTAAAGCGCAATACCTCTTTATCTTCAGTGGAGGACTCTTAGGAATATTGATCTGTATCATGGTTATGTATATGGCAGGCGTCAATACCTATCTGTGTTTAATTCTCGGAGGATTCAGCAGTGGACTTCTTACCTGGCAGACTTTCGCACTGAATAGAAAATACGGGGAACATGGTCTGATGAAATTAGGCGCACACAAGAAGCATCCAAAATACATCATCAGTCGAAAGAGTATTTATCGGTATCTGAAAATTAACCGTAAAAGAACAAACATATGA